One window of Paludibacter propionicigenes WB4 genomic DNA carries:
- a CDS encoding aminopeptidase P family protein, producing the protein MENIIERIFLLRNAMKLNGISACIIPGTDPHASEYIAECWKEREWISGFDGSAGTAVVTLDTAALWTDSRYFLHAADQLEGTGIELMKQGLPETPDILPWLATQLNAGERVGVNALMFSANAYGAMQAELKMSKLELVSVDLLEMVWTDRPALPLNPFFVFDTQYAGQSAADKIAAVRAEMKKSFADVFVVSALDDVAWLFNIRGNDVDYNPLVIAYALIENDKATLYIAPEKLTDETSAYLQSQGVTVAPYLSIYDELKNIPAAKAVLIDGGKLNRALYEKIPAGCAIRNSMSPVFKLKSVKNEVEIAGVRCAMEKDGVALTRFFIWLEENLKSGNLTEISIAEELCRFRAAQENFVGESFGTIAGYADHGAIVHYGATPETNATLKAASILLLDSGGQYLNGTTDITRTVALGTPTAQQKTDYTLVLKGHIALAKAQFPVGTRGSQLDILARKAMWDLGLNYGHGTGHGVGHFLCVHEGPQSIRMDENSTTLQPGMIISNEPGMYRTGEYGIRIENLVQVVPALKTEFGQFLKFETLTLFPIDQNLINFDLLTRGEIEWLNEYHQRVYNTISPQLNEFEREWLSGKCSPYVRKA; encoded by the coding sequence ATGGAAAATATTATCGAGCGTATTTTTTTGCTTCGCAATGCCATGAAACTAAACGGAATCTCTGCCTGCATTATTCCGGGCACCGACCCTCATGCCAGCGAGTATATAGCAGAATGTTGGAAAGAACGGGAATGGATTTCGGGATTTGATGGCTCAGCGGGTACAGCCGTGGTTACACTGGATACAGCAGCACTGTGGACAGACTCACGCTACTTTCTTCATGCAGCCGATCAGTTGGAAGGCACCGGCATAGAGTTGATGAAACAGGGTCTGCCCGAAACGCCGGACATACTCCCCTGGTTGGCTACGCAGCTCAACGCGGGCGAACGGGTAGGGGTGAATGCACTCATGTTTTCGGCCAATGCCTACGGGGCTATGCAAGCCGAACTAAAAATGAGCAAACTGGAACTGGTTTCGGTCGATTTGCTCGAAATGGTCTGGACAGATCGTCCTGCATTACCGTTGAATCCGTTTTTTGTATTCGATACACAATATGCCGGACAATCGGCTGCCGATAAAATAGCCGCAGTGCGCGCGGAGATGAAAAAATCCTTTGCTGATGTGTTCGTTGTGTCGGCGCTGGACGATGTGGCCTGGCTGTTCAATATCCGCGGAAACGATGTGGATTATAACCCGCTGGTGATAGCCTACGCACTGATAGAAAACGACAAAGCCACGCTATACATTGCCCCCGAAAAACTGACCGACGAAACGTCGGCCTACCTCCAAAGTCAGGGAGTGACGGTAGCACCTTACCTGAGCATATACGATGAGCTGAAAAACATACCGGCTGCTAAAGCCGTGCTCATTGATGGCGGAAAACTCAACCGGGCGTTGTACGAAAAAATTCCGGCAGGCTGTGCCATTCGCAACAGCATGTCGCCGGTGTTCAAACTGAAGAGTGTGAAGAATGAGGTGGAAATTGCCGGTGTGCGATGTGCCATGGAAAAGGACGGGGTAGCGCTTACACGTTTCTTTATCTGGTTGGAAGAAAACCTGAAATCGGGCAACCTTACCGAAATATCCATTGCCGAAGAATTGTGCCGCTTCCGCGCTGCGCAGGAAAACTTTGTAGGCGAAAGTTTCGGTACCATTGCCGGTTATGCCGATCACGGTGCCATAGTGCATTACGGTGCCACACCCGAAACCAATGCTACCCTCAAAGCTGCGAGCATATTACTGCTCGACTCGGGCGGTCAGTACCTGAACGGAACAACCGATATTACCCGCACCGTGGCGCTGGGAACACCTACAGCACAGCAAAAAACCGACTATACATTGGTGCTCAAAGGACATATAGCACTGGCTAAAGCGCAGTTTCCGGTAGGCACTCGCGGTTCGCAACTGGATATACTGGCGCGTAAAGCCATGTGGGATCTGGGGCTGAACTACGGACACGGAACGGGACACGGCGTAGGTCATTTTCTGTGTGTACACGAGGGTCCGCAGAGTATCCGCATGGACGAGAACTCTACCACCTTGCAGCCCGGCATGATTATCTCCAACGAGCCCGGCATGTATCGCACCGGCGAGTATGGTATCCGTATCGAAAATCTGGTACAGGTTGTTCCGGCTCTTAAAACAGAGTTCGGTCAGTTCCTGAAATTCGAAACGCTTACACTGTTTCCTATCGACCAGAACTTAATCAATTTTGATTTACTGACCCGGGGTGAAATAGAGTGGCTCAACGAGTATCATCAACGGGTGTACAATACCATTTCACCTCAGCTGAATGAATTTGAGCGCGAATGGTTGAGTGGCAAATGCAGCCCCTACGTTCGTAAAGCATAA
- a CDS encoding DUF6624 domain-containing protein: protein MPRQVKEKGEQLKIKLELELIFIFMKYNYHILFLISFNMISMPMLAQNKNIQKNINEILEKAFDDDQNVRDSIIILQKRNEINTVEYRHLSIEMTKLDSINQLKVFPILDKYGWLGKPKVSEKACRSFFYIIQHAKIDKQLKYYQQVMQAYRAKYISAFEYAIFVDRVNVKQNKFQQYATQTELDQLGNETLYPVIEINRLDDRLSKIGLEPSFVELSNLYTILNVCKDDKVLIFHIMNKNQTKGVSDVDIFINDKFVGKSNDKGLFQCKIVKKTQSINIALKKDNVKKEKKYVMKDSDDFSNLYIIWNE from the coding sequence GTGCCAAGACAGGTAAAAGAAAAAGGAGAGCAATTAAAAATAAAATTGGAGTTAGAACTTATATTTATTTTTATGAAATACAACTATCACATTCTATTCTTAATATCATTTAATATGATCAGCATGCCAATGCTTGCTCAAAATAAGAATATTCAAAAAAACATTAATGAAATTCTAGAGAAAGCATTTGATGATGATCAAAATGTTAGAGATTCTATTATTATTTTGCAAAAGCGCAATGAAATCAATACTGTTGAATATAGACATTTGTCAATTGAAATGACTAAGCTTGATTCTATTAATCAATTAAAAGTATTTCCTATTTTAGATAAATACGGTTGGTTAGGGAAACCAAAGGTTTCTGAAAAAGCATGTCGTTCATTTTTTTATATTATTCAACATGCTAAAATTGATAAACAATTAAAATATTATCAACAAGTTATGCAAGCCTATAGAGCAAAATATATATCAGCATTCGAATATGCTATATTTGTTGATAGAGTAAATGTAAAGCAGAACAAGTTTCAACAGTATGCAACACAAACAGAGTTAGACCAATTAGGAAATGAGACCTTGTACCCTGTTATTGAGATCAATCGCTTGGATGATAGGCTTTCTAAAATAGGGCTAGAGCCGAGTTTTGTTGAGTTGAGTAACTTGTATACTATTTTGAATGTTTGCAAAGACGATAAAGTTCTAATTTTCCATATAATGAATAAGAATCAGACAAAAGGTGTATCAGATGTTGATATATTTATAAATGATAAGTTTGTTGGAAAGAGTAATGATAAGGGATTATTTCAATGCAAAATTGTAAAAAAGACGCAATCCATTAATATTGCACTCAAAAAAGACAATGTCAAAAAAGAAAAGAAATATGTTATGAAAGACAGTGATGATTTTTCGAACTTATACATTATTTGGAATGAATAA
- a CDS encoding TlpA family protein disulfide reductase, whose translation MKLNLKSTIILLILNTILAFGQEINHSQVGSKPESKPNALKTDFNSYFHKKDSIFRLNIGKQYPKFKATSLDRQTIDEKKLVGKVTIINFWFKHCEPCVAEFDELCNLQHKFCKDSAFQFISFTSDSPQDAKESVAKFKLSFPVYPISRDECYRLNLNQGFPTTIIVDKAGKIVFLKSGGYLEKENIAQYIRKLEQIIEKELN comes from the coding sequence ATGAAACTGAATTTAAAATCAACAATAATTCTCTTGATTCTGAATACAATTCTAGCATTTGGACAAGAAATCAATCATAGTCAGGTGGGATCTAAACCTGAAAGTAAGCCGAATGCTCTCAAAACTGACTTTAATTCTTATTTTCACAAAAAAGACAGCATCTTTCGACTGAACATAGGAAAACAATATCCTAAATTTAAAGCTACCAGCCTGGATAGGCAAACTATAGATGAGAAAAAATTGGTAGGGAAAGTAACAATTATCAATTTTTGGTTTAAGCATTGTGAACCTTGTGTTGCAGAATTTGATGAACTCTGTAATCTCCAACACAAATTCTGCAAAGATTCTGCATTCCAGTTTATATCTTTCACCAGCGATTCCCCTCAGGACGCAAAAGAGTCTGTTGCTAAATTCAAACTATCGTTTCCTGTCTACCCGATTAGTAGAGATGAGTGTTATAGACTGAATTTAAATCAGGGTTTTCCTACTACAATTATTGTTGATAAAGCGGGGAAAATAGTTTTCCTAAAAAGTGGCGGGTATTTAGAAAAAGAAAATATAGCTCAATACATTCGGAAACTTGAACAAATAATAGAAAAAGAGTTGAATTAA
- a CDS encoding glycoside hydrolase family 43 protein, which yields MKKHIILISAIIFTSAIGMNCQAQKKSAHHPAPTVKKQLVPVEQAPPADAGQNNFGGPRPAVGAPGAARPAMRPPRPEPEIKTVSLDEISMSDPFIYPDEKSHTYYLTSSGGRLYKSKDLKMWTGPYNVIDLAGTWMNGLFPAAAEIHHIGSKYYYAGTWSDHSTLIQAVPRRYNVPRNQTQLLVANAPEGPYKPLVAQKEFCLGPEDWDIIDGTLYQENDTTYMVFVHEWTQIIDGTMDYMPLSKDLTRRTAEPTTIFRASEAAWSKEMNSIGEATFGLKMPGWVTDGPQMFRTKTGKLGMLWSSWGEHRYAQGIAYSVSGKIKGPWIQEKEAFKGDNSGHGMLFTTFEGKRLYIVHHTEGKGPRKPEIWEVDDSGDKLVLGNKLKS from the coding sequence ATGAAAAAACACATCATTCTCATTTCTGCTATTATTTTCACGTCAGCTATTGGCATGAATTGTCAGGCTCAGAAGAAAAGTGCGCATCATCCCGCACCAACTGTAAAGAAACAACTGGTTCCCGTAGAACAAGCTCCTCCAGCTGACGCAGGGCAAAATAACTTTGGCGGCCCCAGACCTGCGGTAGGAGCTCCCGGAGCTGCCCGACCAGCTATGCGTCCACCCCGCCCCGAACCTGAAATAAAAACAGTTTCGCTCGACGAAATTTCGATGAGTGATCCGTTTATTTATCCGGATGAAAAATCGCACACCTACTACCTGACCAGCTCAGGTGGCAGATTGTATAAAAGCAAGGATTTGAAAATGTGGACGGGTCCTTATAACGTTATCGACCTCGCAGGCACCTGGATGAACGGACTTTTCCCTGCTGCTGCTGAAATTCACCATATCGGTTCAAAATACTATTATGCCGGTACGTGGAGCGATCATAGCACGCTGATTCAGGCCGTGCCCCGCCGTTATAATGTTCCTCGCAATCAAACTCAGCTGCTGGTAGCCAATGCTCCCGAAGGTCCATACAAACCGCTGGTGGCTCAAAAAGAATTTTGCCTGGGACCCGAAGACTGGGATATTATTGATGGAACGCTTTATCAGGAAAATGACACTACCTATATGGTGTTTGTTCACGAGTGGACTCAAATTATCGACGGAACCATGGATTATATGCCTCTTTCGAAAGATCTGACACGCCGCACTGCTGAGCCTACTACCATCTTCAGGGCAAGTGAAGCGGCATGGTCCAAAGAAATGAACAGCATAGGCGAAGCTACTTTCGGATTGAAAATGCCGGGCTGGGTGACCGACGGACCTCAAATGTTCCGCACCAAAACAGGCAAGCTGGGCATGCTTTGGTCCAGCTGGGGCGAACACCGCTACGCACAAGGTATTGCTTATTCAGTTTCGGGCAAAATAAAAGGACCCTGGATTCAGGAAAAGGAAGCTTTCAAAGGAGATAACTCAGGACATGGTATGCTGTTTACAACCTTTGAGGGTAAACGATTGTATATCGTTCATCATACCGAAGGCAAAGGTCCACGCAAACCCGAAATATGGGAAGTGGACGACTCAGGCGATAAGCTGGTCTTAGGAAATAAATTGAAATCGTAG
- a CDS encoding nitroreductase family protein, with translation MTFEEIVHHRRSVRHYKDLSIDPEKVKHCIELATLAPNSSNMQLWEFYHITSPETLKALSVACLDQESATTAQQMVVFVTRRDLYKKRATNMIELETQNILKNSPKEKQEKRIKRWQLYYGKVMPFLYSRFLGILGLFRKILVNLIGLFRAITYQVSENDVRVVVHKTCALAAQTFMLAMSNENYDTCPLEGFDSRKVKRILNLPMGAEINMVVTCGIREERGVWGDRMRVPFDDVYRKI, from the coding sequence ATGACATTCGAAGAAATTGTACATCACAGACGTTCTGTAAGACACTACAAGGATCTTTCCATTGATCCGGAAAAAGTAAAGCATTGTATTGAACTTGCTACTTTAGCGCCCAACAGCTCTAACATGCAGCTTTGGGAGTTCTATCATATCACCAGTCCCGAAACGCTAAAAGCGCTCTCTGTTGCCTGTTTAGACCAGGAATCGGCAACTACCGCTCAACAAATGGTGGTGTTCGTAACAAGACGGGATCTTTACAAAAAAAGAGCAACCAACATGATTGAACTGGAGACTCAAAACATTCTGAAAAACAGCCCCAAAGAGAAACAGGAGAAAAGAATCAAAAGATGGCAATTGTATTATGGTAAAGTAATGCCGTTTCTATATTCCCGCTTTTTGGGGATTTTAGGGTTATTCAGAAAAATACTTGTAAACCTTATCGGGTTGTTCAGAGCCATCACTTATCAGGTATCTGAAAATGACGTCAGGGTGGTGGTTCATAAAACCTGTGCTTTAGCAGCTCAAACCTTTATGTTGGCTATGTCCAACGAAAATTATGACACTTGTCCGCTGGAAGGTTTTGACAGTAGAAAAGTGAAACGCATTTTGAATTTGCCCATGGGTGCCGAAATCAATATGGTTGTTACCTGTGGAATCAGAGAAGAACGCGGAGTTTGGGGAGACCGAATGCGAGTTCCTTTCGATGATGTTTATCGTAAAATCTGA
- a CDS encoding VOC family protein, whose amino-acid sequence MKKIFYWVEIPTVNFDRAVNFYSKLLGEELEGIDCGTEKMACLPDDAGAIFWAPDFKPSKDGVLVSINAGIDIDGWIERVKANGGTIDRPKTKIEVEGRGYFALFIDTEGNRLGLYGE is encoded by the coding sequence ATGAAAAAGATTTTTTATTGGGTAGAGATTCCAACCGTGAATTTCGACCGCGCTGTAAATTTTTACAGCAAACTGTTGGGTGAAGAACTCGAAGGTATTGATTGCGGAACCGAGAAGATGGCTTGTTTGCCGGATGATGCCGGTGCAATTTTTTGGGCTCCAGATTTCAAACCATCCAAAGATGGTGTATTGGTCAGTATAAACGCCGGAATCGACATTGATGGTTGGATTGAACGCGTTAAAGCAAACGGTGGTACTATTGATCGGCCTAAAACAAAAATTGAAGTGGAGGGACGCGGTTATTTTGCCCTTTTCATTGATACGGAAGGTAACCGACTTGGGTTGTACGGAGAATAA
- a CDS encoding helix-turn-helix transcriptional regulator gives MNFRIIQPAASLSMYIKHYWCLEMEACEAVGERIVPTGYVELTFHFADRLIKRKLTDEMQPGIILSGQKTGFFDVLPTGKISMLSIQFYSHSASLFFDLPINELTNETLDFKDVMAAPARELEEQLNELFTIEERVKHIESFLLLRLSQKTEYSWNRISHNIHLINRFNGLITTDQLASEACLSRKQHDRIFKQMVGLSPKQFLKVIRFQYTLYSHQLYPNESLTELAYRCGFYDQSHMINDFQEMSGITPKQYFNDCINPVSDYF, from the coding sequence ATGAACTTTCGTATAATTCAGCCCGCCGCATCGCTATCGATGTACATTAAACATTACTGGTGCCTGGAAATGGAAGCCTGTGAAGCTGTGGGCGAACGCATAGTTCCTACCGGCTACGTAGAACTAACTTTCCACTTTGCCGACCGACTTATAAAACGGAAACTGACTGACGAAATGCAACCGGGAATAATTCTTAGCGGACAGAAAACAGGGTTTTTCGATGTTTTGCCCACGGGCAAAATTTCCATGCTTTCCATTCAGTTTTATTCCCACAGTGCAAGTTTATTTTTTGATTTACCCATCAACGAACTGACCAACGAGACGCTAGACTTTAAAGATGTTATGGCAGCACCTGCCCGTGAGTTGGAAGAACAACTCAATGAATTGTTCACAATCGAAGAGCGGGTTAAGCATATTGAGAGCTTCCTCCTTTTACGGCTTTCGCAAAAAACAGAATACTCCTGGAACAGAATCTCACATAATATCCATCTGATTAATCGGTTCAATGGTTTGATAACAACGGATCAGCTTGCCTCGGAAGCTTGCCTGAGTCGGAAGCAGCACGACCGAATCTTCAAACAAATGGTTGGTTTATCTCCCAAACAGTTTCTTAAAGTAATTCGATTTCAATACACGCTTTATTCCCATCAACTGTATCCCAATGAAAGCTTAACCGAACTGGCCTACCGCTGTGGATTCTATGATCAATCGCATATGATTAACGATTTTCAGGAGATGTCGGGCATTACTCCAAAACAATATTTCAACGACTGCATCAACCCTGTGTCCGATTATTTTTAA